From the genome of Tindallia californiensis, one region includes:
- the nuoF gene encoding NADH-quinone oxidoreductase subunit NuoF — protein sequence MELYRSHVLVCGGTGCVSSDAFKIIDLFNKELEKHGIEKEVKVVQTGCFGLCEAGPIVIVYPEGSFYSQVKLDDVPKITEEHLVKGRIVQELIYKEPGKKEASDSINNMGFYKKQQRVALRNCGVINPEILEEYIAYDGYAAMAKVLTEMTPEQVVEEIKNSGLRGRGGGGFPTGLKWDFTRKAEGDTKYVACNADEGDPGAFMDRSVLEGDPHTLVEAMAIAAYAVGAEYGFVYVRAEYPIAVKRLQIAIDQARENGLLGKDIFESGFNFDMEIREGAGAFVCGEETALIRSIEGGRGMPKVRPPFPAVKGIFDKPTLLNNVETFANVPQIILKGADWFASIGTEKSKGTKVFALGGKINNTGLLEIPMGTTLRETIFEVGGGIPNGKAFKAVQTGGPSGGCIPEAHLDTPIDFDNLIQLGSMMGSGGMIVMDEDNCMVDVARFFLDFTEEESCGKCTPCREGTKRMHELLDKITEGKGTLADVDKLESLAKTIKSASLCGLGQTAPNPVLSTIKYFRNEYEAHVNDKKCPAGVCQALLQFLVIPEKCKKCGICAAKCPVDCISGVKGKEVYLIDQEKCIKCGACLEACPFDAIKKG from the coding sequence ATGGAGTTGTACAGATCTCATGTGCTGGTTTGTGGCGGTACTGGATGCGTTTCCTCAGATGCTTTTAAGATCATAGATCTTTTTAATAAAGAGCTGGAGAAACATGGAATAGAGAAAGAAGTAAAAGTTGTTCAGACTGGTTGTTTTGGGCTTTGTGAAGCTGGGCCTATTGTTATTGTATATCCGGAAGGTTCTTTTTATAGCCAGGTGAAGTTAGATGACGTTCCTAAAATTACAGAGGAGCACCTGGTAAAGGGGAGAATTGTACAAGAATTAATCTATAAAGAGCCTGGTAAAAAAGAAGCAAGTGACAGCATTAATAATATGGGCTTTTACAAAAAACAACAACGGGTTGCGCTTCGAAACTGTGGAGTTATTAATCCGGAGATTCTTGAAGAATACATTGCTTACGATGGATATGCAGCCATGGCAAAAGTATTGACTGAAATGACTCCGGAGCAAGTAGTAGAAGAAATCAAGAATTCTGGACTGAGGGGTCGTGGTGGTGGTGGTTTCCCAACAGGATTAAAATGGGATTTCACACGAAAAGCGGAAGGCGATACGAAGTATGTGGCTTGTAATGCTGACGAGGGAGACCCGGGAGCATTTATGGATCGATCTGTCCTAGAAGGAGATCCTCATACGCTGGTAGAAGCCATGGCAATTGCAGCCTATGCCGTAGGAGCTGAATATGGTTTTGTATATGTTCGAGCGGAATATCCGATTGCTGTAAAAAGGCTTCAGATTGCAATAGACCAGGCAAGAGAAAATGGTTTGCTTGGAAAAGATATTTTTGAATCAGGATTTAATTTTGATATGGAGATTCGTGAAGGAGCAGGAGCCTTTGTTTGTGGTGAAGAAACAGCACTTATTCGATCTATTGAGGGTGGAAGAGGAATGCCGAAAGTAAGACCTCCCTTCCCAGCTGTCAAAGGTATTTTTGATAAGCCTACATTATTAAATAATGTAGAAACTTTTGCGAATGTACCACAAATCATTCTAAAAGGTGCCGATTGGTTTGCGAGTATAGGCACAGAAAAATCAAAAGGTACCAAGGTTTTTGCATTAGGAGGAAAAATAAACAACACCGGACTTCTGGAAATACCAATGGGAACCACTTTGAGAGAAACTATCTTTGAAGTTGGTGGAGGTATTCCGAATGGTAAAGCATTTAAAGCGGTTCAAACTGGTGGACCATCCGGCGGATGTATTCCGGAAGCACATTTAGATACACCGATTGATTTTGACAATTTAATTCAATTAGGATCTATGATGGGTTCTGGTGGAATGATTGTTATGGATGAAGATAACTGTATGGTTGACGTAGCGCGGTTTTTCTTAGACTTTACAGAAGAAGAGTCCTGTGGAAAATGTACACCTTGTCGAGAAGGAACAAAAAGAATGCATGAGTTATTGGATAAAATTACAGAAGGAAAAGGAACTCTTGCAGATGTAGACAAACTAGAGTCTTTGGCAAAAACCATTAAAAGTGCATCCTTATGTGGACTTGGACAAACAGCTCCTAATCCGGTCTTGTCTACCATTAAGTATTTTAGAAATGAGTATGAAGCACATGTCAATGACAAAAAATGTCCGGCAGGTGTTTGTCAAGCCTTGCTCCAGTTTCTGGTCATACCGGAAAAATGCAAAAAATGTGGAATTTGCGCCGCAAAATGTCCTGTGGATTGTATCAGTGGCGTGAAAGGGAAAGAAGTATACTTGATTGACCAGGAAAAATGTATTAAATGTGGAGCATGTTTGGAAGCCTGTCCGTTTGATGCCATTAAAAAAGGATAA
- a CDS encoding (2Fe-2S) ferredoxin domain-containing protein, translating into MKTIAELEAIRKKAQEDVKLRSGSGDIRVVVGMATCGIAAGARPVMMAMIDEINKRNLQNVTVTQTGCIGACRLEPMLEVYEGDDKTTYVKLTADLARQIVAEHLVNGKVLKSQTIGIFEKEEA; encoded by the coding sequence ATGAAAACGATTGCTGAATTGGAAGCTATTCGTAAAAAAGCACAGGAAGATGTAAAGCTTCGAAGTGGTAGTGGTGATATCAGAGTGGTGGTAGGAATGGCGACCTGTGGGATAGCAGCTGGTGCTAGACCGGTTATGATGGCGATGATTGATGAAATTAATAAGCGAAATCTTCAAAATGTTACAGTAACTCAAACGGGGTGCATTGGTGCTTGCAGGCTTGAACCAATGTTGGAAGTTTATGAAGGCGATGATAAAACAACCTATGTTAAGCTGACAGCTGATTTAGCAAGACAAATAGTAGCGGAGCATTTGGTGAATGGCAAAGTGCTGAAAAGTCAGACGATTGGCATTTTTGAAAAAGAAGAAGCTTAA
- a CDS encoding NADH-quinone oxidoreductase subunit NuoE family protein, whose translation MPKETMTAENFQKLDELIIREKETKGALIQVLQKAQDIFGYLPLEVQQKISKGLKIPMSEIYGVVTFYSQFNLEPKGDYLISVCMGTACYVRNAQPILDEISKFTGIKSGETTPDGKFSLLACRCIGACGLAPIITINEDVYGRLVVEDVKEIMEKY comes from the coding sequence ATGCCAAAAGAAACCATGACAGCAGAGAACTTTCAAAAATTGGATGAGCTGATTATCCGTGAAAAAGAAACAAAAGGAGCCTTGATACAAGTGCTTCAAAAAGCCCAGGATATCTTTGGATATTTACCATTAGAGGTACAGCAAAAGATATCAAAAGGCTTAAAAATACCTATGAGCGAAATATATGGAGTAGTTACGTTTTATTCACAGTTTAACCTGGAACCTAAAGGTGACTATTTGATTTCTGTTTGCATGGGAACTGCTTGTTATGTGCGAAATGCACAACCAATTCTTGATGAGATTTCGAAGTTTACTGGAATAAAATCAGGTGAAACAACTCCGGATGGAAAATTTAGTCTTTTAGCTTGTCGCTGTATAGGAGCTTGTGGGCTGGCGCCTATTATAACAATTAATGAAGATGTATACGGAAGACTTGTGGTGGAAGATGTAAAAGAAATCATGGAGAAATATTAA
- the hprK gene encoding HPr(Ser) kinase/phosphatase produces MPIPVTQLIKDQQLEDLNPDVSSESCITTSELVRPGIQLAGYFDYFAYERILILGKVEHYYLQTLPEDLRNSRFDKIMSYPIPCMLVSRSMGLPVELLKIASEHKRKIVGSHLNTTKLISRLMNYLEFHLAETVQIHGVLMDVYGVGVAITGKSGIGKSETAIELVKKGHLLVADDTIEVKKIGHDYLVGAAPDLTKNMIEVRGIGILDVKSLYGVGAIKNQTGIDLVVHLEEWDHQKSYDRLGLDESCRKILDVDVEEVVIPVKPARNLSLMVEVAARNHRQKMMGYHAAQAFSERLTEYMKKDK; encoded by the coding sequence ATGCCAATACCAGTTACTCAACTAATAAAAGATCAACAGCTAGAAGACCTAAATCCAGATGTTTCGTCAGAATCTTGTATTACTACCAGCGAGCTGGTTCGACCTGGTATTCAGCTTGCTGGCTACTTCGATTATTTTGCCTATGAGCGCATATTAATCTTAGGGAAAGTAGAACACTATTACCTGCAAACCTTACCGGAAGATCTTAGAAATAGCCGGTTTGATAAAATCATGTCATACCCTATTCCCTGTATGCTGGTTAGTAGAAGCATGGGCTTGCCTGTAGAACTGCTGAAAATTGCCAGTGAACATAAGCGGAAAATAGTGGGAAGTCATCTGAACACAACAAAACTTATTTCCCGGCTGATGAATTATTTGGAATTTCATTTAGCCGAAACGGTACAAATCCATGGTGTTTTGATGGATGTTTATGGTGTAGGGGTAGCTATTACAGGTAAGAGCGGTATTGGAAAAAGTGAGACAGCTATCGAATTAGTTAAAAAAGGACATTTACTAGTAGCTGATGATACCATAGAAGTTAAAAAAATTGGACATGACTACCTCGTAGGAGCAGCCCCGGATTTGACGAAAAACATGATAGAAGTCAGAGGAATTGGCATTTTAGACGTTAAAAGTCTTTATGGGGTTGGTGCAATAAAAAATCAAACGGGGATCGACCTTGTGGTACACCTGGAAGAATGGGATCATCAAAAAAGCTATGATCGTTTGGGGTTAGATGAATCTTGTCGGAAAATACTGGATGTGGACGTGGAAGAAGTGGTGATACCGGTAAAACCAGCTAGGAATTTATCTTTGATGGTTGAAGTGGCTGCAAGAAACCATCGACAAAAAATGATGGGTTATCATGCAGCTCAGGCCTTTAGTGAACGGTTAACAGAGTACATGAAAAAAGATAAATGA
- a CDS encoding PspC domain-containing protein, giving the protein MKRLYLSRTNKKISGVCGGIAEYFNIDPTLVRLIWVVFTVFSMGFGGIIAYIIALAIIPEPPISE; this is encoded by the coding sequence ATGAAACGTCTTTATTTATCCCGTACAAATAAAAAAATATCTGGCGTTTGTGGTGGTATTGCCGAATACTTTAATATTGACCCTACGTTAGTGCGTCTAATATGGGTTGTTTTCACCGTGTTTAGCATGGGGTTTGGTGGTATTATTGCCTATATCATTGCGTTGGCTATTATTCCTGAGCCTCCAATATCGGAATGA
- the uvrC gene encoding excinuclease ABC subunit UvrC, producing MDRINKERIKQMGEKEMLREKLDNLPKQPGVYIMKNNKKETIYVGKARSLRNRVRQYFTTAGQATPKVRAMMQHVTDFETIITDTEVEALILECNLIKENRPKYNVLLRDDKSYPYIKITNKEFFPRVFKTRQIMKDGSRYFGPYTDVGALNETLELIRQLFPIKRCNKKISQNSGKIDRPCLNFHLRQCLGPCQGKTHKEEYQEMIRQVTLLLDGKENKLLNELEQKMRQAAEEMQFEKAALFRDQWTALKKVTEKQKMDRGNELDQDVIALVRGNHESCVQVFSVRDGKIINQHHHFLKGEEQEESSKILASFLKLYYDNAPYIPIELLMAEEPADKELIEHWLTEKKGRKATIKTPQRGEKRKLVELVQKNANILIEQREKSRQKKESERIQALHEIAGMINLQQPPMLIEAIDISTTAGTEPVGVMVVFKDGISNKSGYRRFKIRNITTPDDPGSIYEVVKRRFKRGLNEAQEIADGNKEMDTSSFAYFPDLLLVDGGVGQISAALRALEECNVTIPVAGMVKDDRHRTSALLYEGTKYDLRAYKEVWRLLSKIQDEVHRFAIEFHRQRRSKVLTESELDSIVGIGEKSRRRLLEHFKGIQNLKKATYDEIKAVEGINTKQAEAVHYYFHKNG from the coding sequence ATGGATAGAATAAATAAAGAAAGAATAAAACAAATGGGTGAAAAGGAAATGCTTAGAGAAAAATTAGATAACTTGCCAAAGCAACCTGGCGTTTATATCATGAAAAATAACAAAAAAGAAACCATTTATGTAGGAAAAGCTAGAAGTTTAAGGAATCGAGTGAGACAGTATTTTACAACAGCTGGACAAGCAACACCAAAAGTACGGGCGATGATGCAACACGTAACTGATTTTGAAACAATCATAACAGATACAGAAGTAGAGGCGCTGATTCTTGAGTGTAACCTGATCAAAGAAAATAGACCTAAATACAATGTGTTGTTAAGAGATGACAAAAGCTATCCTTACATCAAAATCACAAATAAAGAATTCTTTCCACGAGTCTTTAAAACACGGCAAATCATGAAAGATGGATCAAGGTATTTTGGTCCCTATACAGACGTAGGTGCTTTGAACGAAACGTTGGAATTGATAAGGCAGCTTTTTCCAATAAAAAGATGCAATAAAAAGATCAGCCAAAATTCAGGAAAAATTGATCGACCTTGTTTAAATTTTCACCTAAGACAATGTCTTGGACCTTGCCAGGGAAAGACTCATAAAGAAGAGTATCAAGAAATGATCCGCCAGGTAACACTGCTTCTGGATGGGAAAGAAAACAAGCTACTTAACGAATTGGAGCAGAAAATGAGGCAGGCTGCAGAAGAAATGCAATTTGAAAAAGCAGCCCTTTTTAGAGATCAGTGGACAGCACTTAAAAAAGTGACAGAAAAGCAAAAAATGGATCGAGGAAATGAATTAGACCAAGATGTTATTGCATTAGTGCGAGGAAATCACGAAAGTTGTGTTCAGGTTTTTTCTGTTCGTGATGGGAAAATTATCAACCAACATCATCACTTTCTGAAAGGTGAAGAGCAGGAAGAGAGTTCGAAAATTTTAGCTTCTTTTTTGAAACTTTATTACGACAACGCTCCTTATATACCTATTGAGCTATTGATGGCGGAAGAACCTGCTGATAAAGAGTTAATTGAACATTGGCTTACAGAAAAGAAAGGTCGAAAAGCAACTATCAAAACACCACAACGTGGCGAAAAAAGAAAACTGGTTGAACTAGTTCAAAAAAATGCAAATATATTAATAGAGCAACGTGAAAAATCAAGGCAAAAAAAGGAATCTGAAAGAATTCAGGCACTTCATGAAATAGCTGGCATGATTAATTTACAGCAACCACCTATGTTAATCGAAGCAATTGATATTTCAACAACAGCAGGAACAGAGCCGGTAGGGGTTATGGTAGTGTTTAAGGATGGAATCTCTAATAAAAGTGGGTATAGAAGATTTAAAATAAGAAATATTACCACCCCTGATGACCCAGGGAGCATTTATGAAGTTGTTAAAAGGCGATTTAAAAGAGGCTTAAACGAAGCTCAGGAAATTGCCGACGGAAACAAAGAAATGGATACATCAAGCTTTGCTTACTTTCCAGATTTATTACTAGTGGATGGTGGTGTAGGTCAGATTTCAGCTGCCTTAAGAGCGTTGGAAGAATGTAATGTTACTATACCTGTTGCGGGAATGGTGAAGGATGATAGGCATCGTACCAGTGCTTTGCTATATGAAGGTACAAAATATGATCTAAGAGCTTACAAGGAAGTCTGGCGGCTGCTATCAAAAATACAAGATGAAGTCCATCGTTTTGCCATCGAATTTCATCGCCAGAGAAGAAGTAAAGTATTGACAGAGTCAGAGTTGGACAGCATTGTGGGTATTGGTGAAAAAAGTAGGCGCCGATTATTGGAGCATTTTAAGGGGATTCAAAATCTAAAAAAGGCAACCTATGACGAAATTAAAGCCGTTGAAGGAATTAACACTAAGCAGGCTGAAGCTGTGCATTATTATTTTCACAAAAATGGTTAG
- a CDS encoding RnfABCDGE type electron transport complex subunit D, whose protein sequence is MSQAGKLPVSSAPYLKDNYFLETAMRDVMIALLPISLVSIFFYGANAIFLIAICMATAALTEVVVRKIMGKKPSLYDGSAVLTGLFVALLYQPTAPWFSAVMATVIGVGVAKELSGGLGLNRFNPALFGRVSMILLTPVFAAFAPDALTLSSVEIVTQASPLALLGSGMEMPSYGEMFIGFQGGALSESSPLALMAGAAYLKYRKHIKLRVPLVIFATVVVIALATGQDPLYHLLSGGLMIGALFMATDWVTAPITYSGRVIFGLCIGVLVMIFRVFLPPTEGVAFSILIMNAFVPVIDKATRHLAFLEPKEA, encoded by the coding sequence ATGAGTCAAGCGGGAAAACTGCCGGTATCATCGGCACCCTACCTTAAAGATAATTATTTTTTAGAAACAGCGATGAGAGACGTAATGATTGCGCTGCTTCCCATTTCATTGGTATCTATTTTCTTTTATGGAGCGAATGCCATATTTTTAATAGCTATTTGCATGGCGACAGCAGCACTGACAGAAGTAGTTGTCCGTAAAATCATGGGAAAAAAACCATCTTTGTATGATGGTAGTGCTGTTCTTACAGGCCTTTTTGTAGCCCTTTTATATCAGCCGACAGCACCCTGGTTTTCGGCCGTAATGGCTACGGTGATAGGGGTAGGTGTTGCGAAAGAGCTTTCTGGCGGACTAGGTCTGAATCGTTTCAATCCAGCACTTTTTGGACGCGTATCCATGATTTTATTAACCCCTGTTTTTGCAGCATTTGCTCCTGACGCATTAACCTTAAGTTCTGTAGAAATTGTAACACAGGCATCTCCTCTAGCCTTATTGGGTAGTGGGATGGAAATGCCAAGCTATGGAGAAATGTTTATTGGATTTCAGGGTGGAGCACTTTCTGAATCTTCTCCATTAGCATTAATGGCGGGAGCAGCATACCTGAAATACCGAAAACATATCAAGCTTAGAGTGCCGCTGGTTATTTTTGCGACGGTGGTTGTTATTGCACTCGCAACAGGACAAGATCCACTTTATCACCTGTTGTCCGGTGGACTGATGATAGGGGCCTTATTTATGGCGACAGATTGGGTGACAGCGCCTATAACCTATAGTGGACGAGTTATTTTCGGACTGTGCATTGGCGTGCTGGTGATGATTTTTCGGGTGTTTTTACCACCGACAGAAGGGGTTGCTTTTTCTATCCTGATCATGAATGCTTTTGTTCCAGTTATTGATAAAGCGACCAGACACCTTGCTTTTCTTGAACCAAAGGAAGCGTGA
- the rsxC gene encoding electron transport complex subunit RsxC produces MEAKSFSGGVHVPHYKSYTDHLSIQKMSVPKKVIIPMHQSLGAPCEPLVKAGDKVEVGQKIGDSDEMISAPVHSSVSGTVREVETLWYCSGDVGKSVIIDVEGDKQEFEPTVKRDPSSMSKEEIIEAIREAGIVGMGGASFPTSVNINVRQPVDYLVLNGAECEPFLTCDHRAMVERADELIAGAEIISRVIGAKKCMIGIEVNKPDAIEMLKEKTKDNKLFEIVPLAVKYPQGFKSILIKSVTGRDVKRGARSAEIGCIVRNIGTTIAVYEAVVYGKPLIERIVTVSGPDMHQPGNFMTKIGTPIGHILEHCKIEEVEGYKAVIGGPMTGQAQETLDAPVIKNSTGVLLLPNEIVREQLPFSNCVRCGKCVERCPMRLYPNQLSMYAETENYEGLEQWNMMDCMECGICVFSCPANRPILEFIKVAKPVVKKREMAKRNA; encoded by the coding sequence ATGGAGGCCAAATCTTTTAGTGGGGGAGTCCATGTTCCGCATTATAAAAGCTATACAGATCACTTGTCTATTCAAAAAATGTCGGTTCCTAAAAAGGTGATTATACCGATGCATCAGAGCTTAGGAGCACCTTGTGAGCCACTAGTGAAAGCTGGCGACAAAGTAGAAGTGGGGCAGAAAATTGGTGATTCGGATGAAATGATCAGTGCACCTGTACACTCTAGTGTCAGTGGTACGGTTAGGGAAGTAGAAACTCTCTGGTATTGTAGCGGAGATGTTGGAAAAAGCGTTATCATTGATGTGGAAGGGGATAAACAGGAGTTTGAGCCGACGGTAAAACGTGATCCGTCAAGCATGTCGAAAGAAGAGATTATTGAAGCGATCAGAGAAGCTGGTATTGTGGGGATGGGTGGAGCGTCCTTCCCGACAAGTGTTAATATTAATGTTCGTCAGCCAGTGGATTATTTAGTATTAAATGGTGCTGAATGTGAACCCTTTTTGACCTGTGACCATCGAGCGATGGTAGAGCGGGCTGACGAGTTGATTGCCGGTGCGGAAATTATCTCAAGAGTAATCGGAGCAAAAAAATGCATGATAGGGATAGAGGTTAATAAACCGGATGCAATAGAAATGCTAAAAGAGAAAACAAAAGATAATAAACTGTTTGAAATCGTTCCGCTTGCTGTAAAATATCCTCAGGGATTCAAATCAATACTGATCAAATCAGTAACCGGAAGAGATGTTAAAAGAGGAGCACGATCAGCAGAAATTGGATGTATTGTCCGAAATATAGGAACTACCATTGCTGTTTATGAAGCCGTTGTTTATGGAAAACCGTTAATTGAAAGAATTGTTACAGTGAGTGGTCCTGACATGCATCAGCCAGGAAACTTTATGACTAAAATTGGGACACCGATAGGACATATCCTTGAACACTGTAAGATTGAAGAGGTAGAAGGATATAAAGCTGTTATTGGTGGGCCGATGACAGGACAGGCGCAGGAAACCCTGGATGCTCCTGTGATTAAAAACAGCACCGGCGTACTGTTATTACCGAATGAAATCGTACGAGAACAATTACCCTTTAGTAATTGCGTACGCTGTGGAAAATGTGTGGAGAGATGCCCGATGCGTCTTTACCCAAATCAACTGAGTATGTATGCCGAGACGGAAAATTATGAAGGATTAGAGCAGTGGAATATGATGGACTGTATGGAGTGCGGAATTTGCGTCTTTAGCTGTCCGGCGAATAGGCCGATTTTAGAGTTTATAAAAGTAGCTAAACCGGTTGTTAAAAAAAGAGAAATGGCAAAAAGAAACGCTTAA
- a CDS encoding 4Fe-4S dicluster domain-containing protein, whose amino-acid sequence MSNRKDLTMLVDHSLCIGCEACTAVCKSIYDVTPSIFRTKIKEHSSGQYYSGSSVGSMRKVYKKDACFHCTEASCVMACPTRACHKNEDDLVVIDERLCISCNYCAKNCPYHAISYDRPNAVVDKCSLCESRIKEGMEPFCSTVCPTTAVKFGSRDEMIAYADRRIEDLKKQGYVHANLYGESEFGGQRVLNLLDETPQQYGLPVNPEIPMSLRLWSSMPLRPAALLAGAAVVGFNFLHSRKYSQKAEEVREKHKMAPHCHFAPGIDEDDDIEALERKKEEDRMK is encoded by the coding sequence ATGAGTAATCGTAAAGACCTTACTATGCTAGTGGATCATTCTCTTTGTATTGGCTGTGAAGCATGTACAGCCGTATGTAAAAGCATCTACGATGTGACTCCTAGCATCTTTAGAACTAAGATAAAAGAGCATAGCAGTGGCCAGTATTATTCAGGAAGTTCTGTAGGAAGTATGCGGAAAGTCTATAAAAAAGATGCCTGTTTTCATTGTACGGAAGCATCTTGTGTCATGGCCTGTCCTACAAGAGCTTGCCATAAAAACGAAGATGATCTGGTGGTGATCGATGAAAGGCTATGTATTAGCTGTAACTATTGTGCGAAAAATTGTCCATACCATGCCATCAGCTATGACCGACCAAATGCCGTAGTAGATAAATGTTCTTTATGTGAATCTAGAATAAAAGAAGGTATGGAACCGTTTTGTAGTACGGTGTGTCCGACGACGGCCGTTAAGTTTGGCTCACGGGACGAAATGATTGCTTATGCAGACAGACGGATTGAAGATCTTAAAAAACAAGGATATGTTCATGCAAATCTTTATGGAGAATCTGAATTTGGCGGTCAGAGAGTATTGAACCTGTTAGATGAAACACCCCAGCAATATGGGCTGCCAGTCAATCCGGAAATTCCCATGTCGCTTCGACTCTGGAGTTCTATGCCATTGCGTCCGGCAGCTTTATTAGCCGGTGCAGCTGTTGTGGGTTTTAATTTCTTGCACTCCAGAAAATACAGTCAAAAAGCGGAAGAAGTTCGTGAAAAACATAAAATGGCACCACACTGTCATTTCGCACCAGGCATCGATGAAGATGATGATATTGAAGCTTTGGAACGGAAAAAAGAAGAAGACAGAATGAAGTAA